From the Maioricimonas rarisocia genome, one window contains:
- a CDS encoding c-type heme family protein produces the protein MNARYSTTITAAALSITCGLTLPSTVCCDDPADAPAERVSRAEARRQARLLHETIHSTLQRVHHEFYREDEGLPIPAAVIEDTFDDLEETQQVKLRWLVVEGQAMNTDHVAQNEFEKAAVKALESGREEYEWIEGNMYRRAGAISLTNACLKCHVPDRKTTENRTAGLIVGIPIHKE, from the coding sequence ATGAACGCGCGTTACTCAACGACCATCACTGCTGCCGCGCTGTCGATCACATGCGGGCTGACGCTTCCCTCGACCGTTTGCTGCGACGATCCCGCCGACGCCCCGGCCGAGCGGGTAAGCCGGGCGGAAGCACGCCGCCAGGCCCGGCTGCTGCACGAGACGATTCACTCGACGCTGCAGCGCGTGCACCACGAGTTCTATCGCGAAGACGAGGGGTTGCCGATCCCGGCCGCAGTCATCGAGGACACATTCGACGACCTCGAGGAAACGCAGCAGGTGAAGCTGCGCTGGCTCGTCGTTGAAGGGCAGGCCATGAACACCGACCATGTCGCGCAGAACGAGTTTGAGAAGGCGGCGGTCAAGGCACTCGAGTCTGGCCGCGAGGAGTACGAATGGATCGAAGGCAACATGTATCGCCGTGCCGGTGCGATCAGTCTCACCAACGCCTGTCTGAAGTGCCACGTCCCGGACCGCAAGACAACCGAGAACCGGACCGCCGGCCTGATCGTGGGCATCCCGATTCACAAGGAGTGA